From the genome of Homalodisca vitripennis isolate AUS2020 chromosome 8, UT_GWSS_2.1, whole genome shotgun sequence, one region includes:
- the LOC124368108 gene encoding uncharacterized protein LOC124368108, translating to LEACHSGNVFVELKSAFRGILKTYYLKNGCDEVKDIALFLESHKVKLIELVNQQLSVNGAVKFNLVFECTYIKPLSEETQARAFKTKNKKILYDSSIDSIVKRMYRKISQEESEYLDKGSGWTLYKIDGILVRFSRYRPLRGSTYIPLPQIIENKKAVINPKNLHDNQCFKWAIISRYVKGSHRERVNNRYLNLQNKFNFEGISFPTPLNQVKKFEKNNPNVSVNVYSFNESEDVYPLKVCDKELKEHFDLLLFTNNIGISHYCYITNFSRLVRSQITSHETQASFCKRCFKTLSGI from the exons CTTGAAGCTTGTCACAGTGGTAACGTTTTTGTAGAACTTAAGAGTGCTTTTAGAggaattttgaaaacttattacCTCAAAAACGGATGCGATGAGGTAAAAGACATTGCTTTGTTTTTAGAATCACATAAAGTAAAACTTATAGAATTGGTAAATCAACAGTTAAGTGTTAATGGTGCAGTGAAATTTAATCTTGTGTTTGAATGTACGTATATTAAACCACTTAGTGAAGAAACTCAGGCAAGAGCCTTTAAGActaagaataaaaagattttgtatgacTCTTCAATTGATTCAATAGTTAAAAGAATGTACAGAAAGATTTCTCAAGAAGAAAGCGAGTATCTTGACAAAG GAAGTGGTTGGACACTGTATAAAATAGATGGTATTCTCGTAAGATTTAGTAGGTACAGACCTCTCAGAGGTAGTACGTATATTCCACTACctcaaatcattgaaaataaaaaagcagtaataaatccaaaaaatttaCATGATAATCAGTGTTTTAAGTGGGCCATCATTTCTCGATATGTAAAAGGTTCTCACCGAGAACGTGTAAATAACCGATATCTCAACTTacagaataaattcaattttgaaggaaTAAGTTTTCCCACACCACttaatcaagtaaaaaaatttgaaaagaataatcccaatgtaagtgttaatgtttatagtttcaaCGAAAGTGAGGATGTTTATCCATTGAAGGTATGTGACAAGGAGCTTAAGGAACATTTCGATCTGCTTCTCTTCACAAACAATATAGGTATAAGTCATTActgttatataactaatttttctagattagttaGGTCTCAGATAACTAGTCATGAAACACAAGCTTCTTTCTGTAAGagatgttttaaaacactttcagGGATCTAA